The following are from one region of the Coffea eugenioides isolate CCC68of chromosome 2, Ceug_1.0, whole genome shotgun sequence genome:
- the LOC113761756 gene encoding probable LRR receptor-like serine/threonine-protein kinase At4g37250, whose translation MSSWFRMRSFFHILWCFSTLFLRLLLPSLALNVDGTLLLSFKYSILNDPLSVLDNWNYDDETPCLWTGVTCAQVETPFGTPAMFRVISLVLPNSKLLGSIPEDLGYIQHLRTLDLSGNFLNGTLPNSLFNASELQVLSLSSNAITGGLPGFSGGGLKNLKLLNLSDNALAGNLPPNLPSLQELTVVSLKRNFFSGTIPNGFLYVEVLDLSSNLLTGSLPLEFGGERLRYLNLSTNKLSGPVSPEFAKKIPANATINLSFNNLTGEIPESMALSNQQTESFRGNMDLCGKPLKKLCTVPSSLSAPPNISTTNSSAPAIAAIPQTIDSTPLPSSPGAAANAAQNQGQHRLKPGTIAGIAIGDLAGIGVLAIICLYVYQLRKRRADEGSKEIPLPVAVDKQQKDNVKDSQLSTAKETTSRSLPSWSCLTIRNGEETSEATASDCDDENKNMDIGHQIDQYHEKERSTKYKSERSLVMVDGETELDIETLLKASAYILGSSAAASIVYKAVLEDGSAFAVRRIGESGFERFKDFESQVKAIAKLRHPNLVLLRGFYWGDDEKLVIYDYISNGSLANAGYRKVGSSPYHMPFQVRLKVAKGVARGLAYVHEKRHVHGNIKPSNILLTPEMEPIISDFGLHSLLHGKNSYKTDAFSSRHFGSMRSSTSTATAATSSSRDGLHDHSINGSPCIAPAGFMGCTSPYHAPESLNNLKPNPKWDVYSFGILLLELLTGKVFSDRELGQWTAGLLMEDKNRVLRLADVAIRGDVANREDAMLECFKLGFSCASLNPQKRPSMKDALQVLDRIQTSPSY comes from the exons ATGAGCAGCTGGTTTAGAATGAGAAGTTTTTTTCACATACTTTGGTGCTTTTCCACCCTGTTTTTGCGTCTTTTGCTTCCTTCTCTGGCTCTGAACGTAGATGGAACGCTCTTGCTTTCCTTCAAATACTCCATTCTCAATGACCCTTTGTCAGTGCTTGATAACTGGAACTATGATGACGAGACGCCGTGTTTATGGACTGGTGTGACGTGCGCGCAAGTTGAAACGCCCTTTGGCACGCCGGCTATGTTTCGAGTCATAAGCTTAGTTCTTCCGAACTCTAAGCTCTTGGGTTCAATTCCTGAAGATTTGGGATACATCCAACACCTCCGTACTCTTGATCTCTCTGGCAATTTCTTGAATGGGACCCTTCCCAATTCGCTGTTCAATGCTTCAGAGCTCCAAGTGCTGTCGCTGTCCAGCAATGCAATAACTGGCGGGCTACCGGGGTTCAGCGGAGGAGGACTGAAGAATCTCAAGCTCCTCAATCTCTCTGACAATGCTTTAGCTGGAAATCTCCCTCCGAATTTACCGTCTCTGCAGGAGTTAACTGTGGTTTCTCTGAAAAGAAACTTCTTTTCGGGTACTATTCCAAATGGGTTTCTGTACGTTGAAGTACTAGATTTGTCTTCGAATTTGCTGACTGGATCACTACCACTTGAATTTGGTGGAGAAAGATTAAGGTACTTAAATCTTTCTACCAACAAGCTCTCTGGCCCGGTATCTCCAGAATTTGCGAAGAAAATCCCAGCAAATGCAACTATTAATCTCTCATTCAACAACCTCACTGGAGAAATCCCTGAATCAATGGCATTATCTAACCAGCAAACAGAGTCCTTCAGGGGAAACATGGACCTCTGTGGCAAACCGCTCAAGAAACTTTGTACTGTTCCTTCAAGTTTATCGGCACCACCCAATATATCCACAACAAATTCCTCTGCTCCGGCAATTGCGGCCATACCACAGACAATCGACTCGACCCCCCTGCCAAGCTCACCGGGAGCAGCAGCAAATGCAGCCCAAAATCAAGGACAACACAGGCTAAAACCAGGAACGATAGCTGGAATTGCAATTGGAGATTTAGCTGGCATTGGAGTCCTTGCAATTATCTGTTTGTATGTCTACCAACTAAGGAAGCGAAGAGCAGATGAAGGAAGCAAAGAGATTCCACTTCCAGTAGCAGTAGATAAACAGCAGAAAGATAACGTCAAAGATTCACAGCTCTCAACAGCGAAGGAGACAACTTCAAGAAGCCTGCCCTCTTGGTCGTGCCTAACTATAAGAAATGGTGAAGAAACATCAGAGGCTACCGCCTCGGACTGCGATGATGAAAACAAGAACATGGACATTGGACATCAAATAGATCAGTATCATGAGAAGGAGCGGAGCACTAAGTACAAGAGCGAAAGGTCACTTGTGATGGTTGATGGAGAAACTGAACTTGATATCGAGACTTTATTGAAGGCTTCTGCATATATACTGGGGTCTAGTGCTGCTGCAAGCATAGTTTACAAAGCTGTACTTGAGGACGGTTCTGCATTTGCTGTTAGAAGGATTGGAGAGAGCGGTTTTGAGAGGTTCAAAGACTTTGAGAGTCAAGTTAAAGCTATCGCAAAGCTGCGCCATCCAAACTTGGTTCTGCTCAGAGGGTTCTACTGGGGAGACGATGAGAAGCTTGTCATCTATGATTACATCTCCAACGGCAGTTTAGCTAATGCCGGTTACA GAAAGGTTGGCTCATCACCTTACCATATGCCCTTTCAAGTCCGGCTAAAGGTAGCAAAAGGAGTTGCTAGAGGACTAGCATACGTCCATGAAAAGAGACATGTGCATGGCAACATCAAGCCTAGCAACATTCTTTTGACGCCAGAAATGGAGCCAATAATCAGCGATTTTGGGCTTCATTCGCTTCTACATGGCAAAAATAGCTACAAAACAGATGCCTTTTCATCTCGGCATTTCGGTAGCATGAGAAGCAGTACTAGTACTGCTACTGCTGCTACATCATCTTCTCGCGATGGGCTGCACGACCACTCTATCAATGGCAGCCCTTGCATTGCACCTGCAGGCTTCATGGGTTGCACATCACCTTATCACGCCCCAGAGTCGCTCAATAACCTGAAGCCTAATCCCAAGTGGGACGTTTACTCCTTTGGAATTCTACTGCTCGAGCTTTTAACGGGCAAAGTGTTTTCAGACCGGGAATTGGGCCAGTGGACCGCCGGCCTGCTGATGGAAGACAAGAACCGGGTGTTACGGTTGGCTGATGTGGCAATTAGAGGAGACGTGGCAAACAGGGAGGATGCCATGCTGGAATGCTTTAAGCTAGGCTTTAGTTGTGCTTCATTAAACCCGCAAAAGAGACCTTCCATGAAAGATGCGCTTCAAGTTCTTGATAGAATCCAGACTTCTCCTTCGTACTAA
- the LOC113761757 gene encoding probable carbohydrate esterase At4g34215 — MELHNSTQRNEAQPTKHIFILSGQSNMAGRGGVNRDHHSKHKHWDGVVPPECTPDPSNIFRLTAHLRWEAAREPLHHDIDTKKVCGVGPGMSFANAVKERAGIVGLVPCAVGGTAIKEWERGTHLYENMIKRVKAAVHHNGGGGEIKAMLWYQGESDTSSHKDAECYEAKMETLIKNVRTDLNLPSLPIIQVAIASGDGKYVEKIREAQMGMKMENVVCVDAKGLQLKEDHLHLTTQAQVQLGHMLADAYLSNFASSSSV, encoded by the exons ATGGAGCTGCACAACTCAACTCAGAGAAATGAAGCCCAACCCACCAAACACATCTTCATCCTCTCAGGCCAGAGCAACATGGCCGGCCGGGGCGGCGTGAATCGTGACCACCATTCTAAGCATAAGCACTGGGACGGCGTCGTTCCTCCGGAATGTACCCCGGACCCTTCCAACATCTTCCGCCTCACCGCCCACCTCCGCTGGGAAGCGGCTCGTGAGCCACTCCACCACGACATCGACACCAAGAAAGTATGTGGGGTGGGACCGGGGATGTCATTTGCCAACGCAGTGAAGGAGCGAGCGGGGATCGTAGGCCTAGTGCCTTGTGCTGTGGGCGGGACAGCCATAAAAGAGTGGGAACGTGGAACCCACTTGTATGAGAATATGATCAAGAGGGTCAAAGCCGCCGTGCATCATAACGGCGGCGGTGGTGAAATTAAGGCGATGCTTTGGTACCAAGGTGAGAGTGATACGTCGTCGCACAAAGATGCAGAATGCTATGAGGCTAAGATGGAGACATTGATTAAGAATGTCCGTACTGATCTTAATTTGCCCTCACTTCCCATTATTCAG GTGGCAATAGCTTCGGGGGATGGAAAGTACGTGGAAAAGATAAGGGAAGCACAGATGGGGATGAAAATGGAGAATGTGGTATGCGTGGATGCTAAAGGGCTGCAGCTCAAGGAAGATCATCTCCACTTAACTACGCAGGCTCAGGTTCAATTGGGTCATATGTTAGCCGATGCTTACCTTTCCAATTtcgcttcttcttcttcagtatGA